From Candidatus Polarisedimenticolia bacterium, the proteins below share one genomic window:
- the lipA gene encoding lipoyl synthase, whose translation MAAPAGPAKRSPTRERLTPRRREQAPPRGRSAKPPWLKIRIRTGEGYKSVRRTMDTLALHTVCEEARCPNIFECWGERTATFMILGDVCTRRCGFCAVMTGRPLGVDPGEPARLAEAVARLELAHAVITSVDRDDLPDGGAAHFAAVIGAVRRRRPECAVEVLTPDFRGAPEALRTLLAASPDVFAHNVETVPRLYRSVRPGSDYRHSLALLSRAKESGAPVSKSGFMLGLGESRDEIRQLLADLREARVEVVTIGQYLRPTAGHLPVERYVPPSEFEEIRREALPLGFRHVEAGPLVRSSYHAARHLEKAGAGAAEGAP comes from the coding sequence ATGGCAGCCCCCGCGGGACCCGCCAAACGCTCTCCCACCCGCGAGCGTCTCACCCCGAGACGGCGGGAGCAGGCGCCGCCGCGCGGCCGCAGCGCCAAGCCTCCCTGGCTGAAGATCAGGATCCGGACCGGGGAAGGCTACAAATCGGTGCGCCGCACCATGGACACCCTGGCGCTCCACACCGTCTGCGAAGAGGCCCGCTGCCCCAACATCTTCGAGTGCTGGGGGGAGCGAACCGCCACCTTCATGATCCTCGGGGACGTCTGCACGCGGCGCTGCGGCTTCTGCGCGGTCATGACCGGAAGGCCGCTCGGCGTCGACCCCGGAGAGCCGGCGCGCCTCGCCGAGGCGGTGGCGCGCCTGGAGCTGGCCCACGCCGTGATCACGTCGGTGGATCGCGACGATCTTCCGGACGGCGGCGCCGCCCATTTCGCCGCGGTGATCGGCGCGGTCCGGCGCCGGCGGCCGGAATGCGCGGTGGAGGTCCTCACTCCCGATTTCCGCGGCGCGCCGGAGGCCCTTCGGACCCTCCTCGCGGCCTCTCCCGACGTCTTCGCCCACAACGTCGAAACGGTCCCCCGCCTCTACCGCAGCGTCCGTCCCGGGTCGGATTATCGTCACTCGCTGGCGCTGCTCTCCCGCGCCAAGGAGTCGGGCGCGCCGGTTTCGAAATCGGGGTTCATGCTCGGCCTCGGGGAAAGCCGCGACGAGATCCGCCAGCTCCTGGCCGACTTACGGGAGGCCCGCGTCGAGGTGGTGACGATCGGCCAATACCTGCGGCCCACCGCGGGGCACCTGCCGGTCGAGCGCTACGTTCCGCCTTCGGAGTTCGAGGAGATTCGCCGCGAGGCGTTGCCGCTCGGCTTCCGTCACGTCGAGGCGGGACCGCTCGTGCGCTCCTCGTATCACGCCGCCCGCCACCTCGAGAAGGCGGGCGCCGGCGCCGCCGAGGGGGCTCCTTGA
- the lipB gene encoding lipoyl(octanoyl) transferase LipB yields MKTIVAEERWPAGAARLPLRVRRLGRIPYPEALALQESLVGERQAGRGLDTLLLLEHPPVVTLGRGADPGHLLRTREELSRKGVQVFEAGRGGDVTYHGPGQLVGYPILLLPPPLQDLHLLLRRIEEVLIRSCLEFGIGAGREEGLTGVWVGREKVAAIGIRVARWVTSHGFALNVSTDLAAFDDIVPCGIQDRGVTSLSRLLGREMDLEEAAEAVTRAFCGVFSARMEET; encoded by the coding sequence ATGAAGACGATCGTGGCGGAGGAGCGTTGGCCGGCCGGTGCGGCGCGGCTGCCGCTGCGCGTCCGCCGGCTGGGACGGATTCCCTATCCGGAGGCGCTCGCTCTTCAGGAGAGCCTGGTCGGGGAGCGGCAGGCGGGACGCGGGCTCGACACCCTCCTGCTTCTGGAGCACCCGCCGGTCGTGACCCTGGGACGCGGCGCCGACCCGGGCCATCTTCTCCGCACGCGCGAAGAGCTGTCCCGGAAGGGGGTGCAGGTGTTCGAGGCGGGGCGCGGCGGGGACGTCACCTATCACGGGCCGGGACAGCTCGTCGGCTACCCGATCCTCCTTCTCCCTCCTCCCCTGCAGGATCTCCATCTCCTGCTTCGCCGGATCGAGGAGGTGCTCATCCGCTCCTGTCTCGAGTTCGGCATCGGGGCCGGCCGGGAGGAGGGCTTGACGGGCGTCTGGGTGGGGCGCGAGAAGGTCGCGGCCATCGGCATCCGGGTCGCCCGCTGGGTGACTTCCCACGGCTTCGCGCTGAACGTCTCGACCGACCTGGCGGCGTTCGACGACATCGTTCCCTGCGGCATCCAAGACCGCGGGGTCACTTCCCTGTCGCGCCTGCTGGGGCGGGAGATGGATCTCGAGGAGGCCGCCGAGGCCGTGACGCGCGCCTTCTGCGGCGTCTTCTCCGCCCGCATGGAGGAGACCTGA
- a CDS encoding MqnA/MqnD/SBP family protein, with protein sequence MSRTAAPIRLGFGHSPDPDDAFMFYPFARGRIDMEGVELVQVLRDIESLNRMALEGAIEITALSVHAYAHLADRYSILSCGGSFGDGYGPLLVSRDPVALADLASKTVAVPGTLTSAFLTLRLFAGPFASRVVPFDEIPARVADGTADAGLLIHEGQITYERLGLRKIADLGEWWKRETGLPLPLGVNVVRKDLGEERCRQAARLLRRAIDYSLAHREEALTYAMDFGRGLERELADRFVGMYVNDLTRDAGSPGRRAIAEFLERGYRAGALPRRVVPEFVSP encoded by the coding sequence GTGAGCCGCACCGCCGCGCCGATCCGCCTGGGGTTCGGCCACAGCCCCGATCCCGACGACGCTTTCATGTTCTACCCTTTCGCCCGCGGCCGGATCGACATGGAAGGGGTGGAGCTGGTCCAGGTCCTGCGGGACATCGAATCGCTGAACCGGATGGCCCTGGAAGGGGCGATCGAGATCACCGCGCTGTCGGTGCACGCCTACGCCCACCTCGCCGATCGCTACTCGATCCTTTCCTGCGGCGGCAGCTTCGGCGACGGCTACGGCCCGCTTCTGGTGAGCCGCGATCCCGTCGCCCTCGCCGATCTCGCCTCGAAAACGGTGGCGGTCCCGGGGACCCTCACGTCCGCCTTCCTGACGCTGCGTCTCTTCGCCGGCCCCTTCGCCTCCCGCGTCGTCCCCTTCGACGAGATCCCGGCGCGTGTCGCCGATGGCACCGCCGACGCCGGGCTGCTGATCCACGAGGGCCAGATCACCTACGAGCGCCTGGGGCTGCGGAAGATCGCTGATTTGGGAGAGTGGTGGAAGCGCGAGACCGGCCTGCCGCTACCTCTCGGGGTGAACGTGGTCCGCAAGGACCTCGGCGAGGAGCGCTGCCGCCAGGCGGCCCGCCTTCTGAGACGGGCGATCGACTACTCCCTCGCCCACCGCGAGGAAGCCTTGACCTACGCCATGGACTTCGGCCGGGGACTGGAGCGGGAGCTGGCCGATCGTTTCGTCGGAATGTACGTCAACGACCTCACCCGGGACGCCGGCTCGCCGGGAAGGCGCGCCATCGCCGAGTTCCTCGAGCGCGGGTACCGCGCCGGGGCGCTGCCGCGCCGCGTCGTCCCGGAATTCGTCTCCCCCTAG
- a CDS encoding glycine cleavage T C-terminal barrel domain-containing protein, producing the protein MGDAAREAAAALSGAVLADRSSLGRIRMLGKDRQDLLHRLSTHEIKSLAPGEGNLTALLNEKGRILDLLHALAGADDLLLVTSAGAAERIRAWLDSYIFIEDVTLEDPGGFCLGLYGPDSPALLRRAAGGDWEDLPLWHHRPARIAGSAARVARSFPLAGRGYLVIDAEGSAAVAEAFLAAGAVTAGAEALERLRVAAGVPAIGSELSEEFNPWESGLDAAVSLTKGCYLGQEVVARLHHYGKVRRRLCGILLPEPETPEPGAAVFSDGARIGSITSAALSPDSASAMALAHVAIEAAQPGREVSVEAGGRRRAGRLVALPFLPGPA; encoded by the coding sequence TTGGGCGATGCCGCGCGGGAGGCGGCCGCAGCCCTCTCCGGCGCCGTCCTCGCCGACCGCTCCTCGCTCGGCCGGATCCGGATGCTGGGGAAGGACCGCCAGGATCTCCTGCATCGCCTCTCCACTCACGAGATCAAGTCGCTGGCTCCCGGGGAAGGGAACCTGACGGCTCTGCTGAACGAAAAGGGGAGGATCCTCGATCTCCTCCATGCCCTCGCCGGCGCCGACGATCTCCTGCTCGTGACCTCCGCCGGCGCCGCGGAGCGGATCCGCGCCTGGCTCGACTCTTACATCTTCATCGAGGACGTGACGCTCGAAGATCCGGGCGGCTTCTGCCTGGGATTGTACGGCCCCGATTCCCCGGCCCTGCTCCGGCGCGCCGCCGGCGGCGACTGGGAGGATCTTCCCCTCTGGCACCACCGTCCGGCCCGCATCGCCGGATCGGCGGCCCGTGTGGCGCGCAGCTTCCCCTTGGCCGGGCGCGGCTACCTCGTGATCGACGCGGAAGGGTCGGCGGCGGTCGCCGAGGCTTTCCTCGCCGCCGGGGCGGTCACCGCCGGAGCGGAAGCCCTGGAGAGACTGCGCGTCGCGGCCGGCGTTCCCGCCATCGGCAGCGAGCTGTCCGAAGAGTTCAATCCGTGGGAGTCGGGCCTCGACGCCGCCGTCAGCCTGACCAAGGGCTGTTATCTGGGACAGGAGGTGGTGGCCCGGCTGCACCATTACGGCAAGGTGCGCCGGCGTCTCTGCGGCATCCTGCTGCCGGAGCCGGAGACCCCCGAACCGGGCGCGGCGGTCTTCTCCGACGGCGCCCGGATCGGCTCGATCACCAGCGCCGCCCTCTCCCCCGACTCCGCCTCGGCGATGGCGCTCGCCCACGTCGCGATCGAGGCCGCCCAGCCGGGCCGCGAAGTTTCCGTCGAGGCAGGCGGGCGGCGGCGCGCCGGCCGCCTCGTCGCGCTCCCCTTCTTGCCGGGACCGGCCTAG